In Hevea brasiliensis isolate MT/VB/25A 57/8 unplaced genomic scaffold, ASM3005281v1 Scaf412, whole genome shotgun sequence, the following proteins share a genomic window:
- the LOC131177339 gene encoding DNA-binding protein BIN4-like, giving the protein MSSSREDSPDWLRCFQAPTHSTVTLSSDSDSLQNVSPSRDDKIDSQSPERYSNNDIVPGESGAESPLYPISKAKAPKRGATGDGRPTKNVRKKRKKEQREGDGTDGLAAEEVTPDKDIEPHAANHSVLALSSDSESSHDNSSRRETKNIKLKESGRDEAAMVGSSSEALKKALKEKSPKKMLKVEGHTHKKEKNKKDNVLKGDPDAVEVADEDTSVKRIDPHVSTSRLPLLLPEKVSRSKALVECEGDSIDLSGDVGAVGRVVIPDALSGNHDMYLDLKGTIYRTTIVPSRTFCVVSFGQSEAKIEAIMNDFIQLKAQSNVYEAETMVEGTLEGFSFDSEDEADKMPKAISHETDQNEGNEEQTNGRTKGKAEKSSGVVQKKGKTGGKAQPAKKVRKKAQVSKKTKTKK; this is encoded by the exons ATGAGCAGCTCAAGGGAGGATTCTCCGGATTGGCTTCGTTGTTTTCAG GCCCCAACTCATTCAACTGTTACATTATCCTCGGATTCTGATTCTTTGCAAAATGTTAGTCCTTCTAGGGATGATAAAATTGATTCTCAATCCCCAGAAAGATACAGCAATAATGATATTGTTCCTGGTGAAAGTGGTGCAGAATCTCCATTATATCCGATTTCCAAGGCAAAGGCTCCCAAAAGGGGGGCAACTGGAGATGGAAGACCAACAAAGAATGTgagaaagaagaggaagaaggagCAAAGAGAAG GGGATGGTACTGATGGGCTAGCTGCTGAGGAAGTAACACCTGATAAGGATATAGAACCTCAT GCAGCAAATCATTCAGTTTTGGCATTATCATCAGATTCTGAGTCTTCTCATGATAATAGCTCTAGGAGGGAGACAAAAAATATTAAACTCAAAGAGAGTGGAAGGGATGAGGCTGCAATGGTTGGTAGTAGCAGTGAAGCATTGAAGAAGGCCTTGAAGGAAAAGTCTCCTAAAAAAATGTTAAAAGTTGAGGGTCATACACACAAGAAAGAGAAGAATAAAAAGGATAATGTTCTGAAAG GAGACCCTGATGCTGTAGAGGTTGCAGATGAAGACACTTCTGTGAAGCGTATTGATCCTCAT GTTTCTACGTCAAGGCTGCCCTTGCTTCTCCCTGAGAAAGTCAGTCGTTCAAAG GCACTTGTTGAATGTGAAGGGGATTCCATAGATTTGAGTGGTGATGTGGGGGCTGTTGGACGAGTAGTGATTCCAGATGCCTTATCTGGAAATCATGACATGTACTTGGATTTAAAAG GAACGATATACAGAACAACAATAGTTCCTTCCCGGACATTTTGCGTT GTTAGCTTTGGTCAATCAGAGGCAAAG ATAGAGGCCATTATGAATGACTTCATTCAGCTAAAAGCACAGTCTAATGTCTATGAAGCTGAAACTATGGTTGAAG GAACACTCGAGGGTTTTTCTTTTGACTCAGAAGATGAGGCTGACAAGATGCCTAAAGCTATTTCTCACGAAACTGATCAAAATGAAGGCAATGAAGAACAGACAAATGGAAGAACTAAaggaaaagctgagaaatcatct GGAGTGGTACAAAAGAAGGGTAAAACCGGAGGAAAAGCGCAGCCTGCAAAGAAAGTAAGAAAGAAAGCTCAAGTGTCAAAGAAAACCAAGACTAAGAAATGA